The region GATGTTGGATCTTTTTGATCAGCGGCATGCCCGGCGAGTCCTAGCGGAGTATGGTCGGGGGTACGAACGATTACCCGACCAACTCACCAAGCTCAATGCCGAACAATCTCGGTTCCTTGATGAAGCCATCGCGGGCCTTGCGGTCGAGGGGAAAATTGCCCCCGTGCAACTGGTAACGTTTGCCGAAATCATGAAAAGTCGTCCTTGGACGATGAAGTCTTTGCAGCAAATCGGCGGGGTGGACGGCGTCGGATTAAAGTTTCTTGATGAATCGTTTGGTGCTTCAGCTCCTGTCCAACGGCAGGTTCATCTAGAAGCCGTCGAGAAAGTATTGGCGTCGTTAATGCCCGATCCGGGCAGCCCTCTCAAGGGAGCCTCACGTGGCGAAGCTGAACTCCGTCAGATTTCTGGCTATGGTGCTAACCCGCGCCAATTCGCATCGCTCCTTGCGATCCTAGACGGGGAATTGCATCTGATTACCCCTTCGGATTCAAAGCTGGATATTCCTGGCGAGAATCAACAGTATCAGCTGACACATGACTACTTGGTCCCGGCGATTCGAAGTTGGCTGACCCGGAATCTGCGATCGTCGATGCAAGGTCGGGCTCAACTGATCCTGTCCGGGTATGCAGAAATTTGGAACGCAAGAAAAGAAAATCGTCATCTCCCCTCCTGGTCGGAGTGGATCCGCATCATGTCATTGACCAAGCGTTCTCGGTGGAGCGAAAACGAACGTCGAATGATGCGGTTGACGACCCGAAAACACATTGGCGAAACACTCAAGGTTGCCGCGGTATTACTCGTCGCCGCGGTATTGATCGGAGCCTGGATGATTCGATCGCGTTCGATCGCGATTTGCGAGCGGTTGTTGACTGCCGACCCAAGTCGAGCGGTAACGATTCTTCAAGACATCGAGAACTATCCGAGATGGAGTTTGCCGCGTCTCCGGCAAATGGCGGCGGCTTTTCCGGCGACCACTCAACCAGGGTCGCATGTTCGACTCGGTATCCTTCGTCTCGATCAAGGTAGCCCGACGATTCTCGGTGAAGTTGTTGAAGGCCTTCCCAACGTTGACCGAGACAACTTGACTCTCGCTCTTGCCGAATTGGAACGCTACCCACTAAGCCACGATCACCTTGAGTATTGGTGGCAGGTCGTCGGTGATGACAAGGCAAAGTTAACCGAGCGTGTCAACGCAATGCTTGCGCTAGCGATGTTCGTCGAAGACACGCCTCGCTGGCAAGCCAATCGCCAACCGTTTGCCGATTTGTTGTTGGAGCATCTGACGATCTATCCGAATGAACGGCACATGATCGCGAGACATTTGAATCAGACGGCAACCAACTTCTTCGAACCGATCCTCGAAATTTGCCAATCTCAATCCAAATCGACACGCGGACAACTCGCTCGCGAAATGCTGCTGGAGGTGTGGGGGGACGACGTGGACCGGATGACACACGTCTTTACGGAACTTGACGCCGAGTTCATCCCGCCTTATGTCACTCGATTGGATGCGTTTCGAAACCATGAGATTAAGAGTCGAATGGATCTTCTCATTGATCGATTCACCCAGGCGGGCCCCGGTCCACTTCATTCGGCACGCCTTGCCAATGTCTCGGCGTTCCTTCTCCGCAACCGCAGTTTCACCGATCATCTTCGTCTGCTCGGTCCGCAATCGTTCGTCGGTACGCGCGCTCAAATCATCGAACGAGCCGCACTGTTGGAAGCTCCTTCCGACTATGTGCTCAACCTTTTCGATCAAGCGGTCGATGAGACGACGCAAGCATCGATCTTGCTTATCCTTGGTTCGCTCGAAAGACAGGCGTTTACGCAACAAAGCTACGATCGGACGATCGCACTTGGGCGTGAAATTTTTCTCCAATCAAACAACGCTTACTTACACAGTGTTGCTTGGTGGATGTTGGGGCAGCTCGATGACGATCGGAATTGGGTCCGGCAAGAGATCGGTCGTCTGGCAACCGTGCAATCGAGAAACAGCCCCGCTGATCTTGGCCGGACCTGCGATTGGACCATCAATTCGCAAGGACAGACCTTCATTCGCTTTGACTGGCCGGGGGCGACCGTCGACGTCAGTGCGACCGAAGTGACACGAGAACAGTTTTCTGCGTTTTCCGAACAGCATCCCCTTCCCAAAGATCGCTCCGAGTTCGAACGCCGCGCGCCACATCAAGACTGCCCGACGATTTTGATCTCCTGGTTCAGCGCGGTGGACTACTGTCGCTGGCTGACCCAGGAAGAAGGCATGGGAGAAGAAGATCAGTGCTATCCGCCAACCAAAGAAGAACAAGAAACGATTGGGATTTACCCCAACCTTCGACAGCGACGCGGCTATCGATTGCTGCTTCCGGAAGAATGGACCCAAGCTTGTTATGGCGATGCGACATCCCAATTCGCATTCGGTGAAGACCCCAGTTTGCTGACCGCTTACGGGGTTGCCCCAGGCGAATACCCCGACCGATTTGAAATTCAAACACCGGTCACGCAAATGAAGCCGCTTTCCACAGGGATGTTTGGAATGTATGGAGGCGTTCGCGAGTGGTGCACCGGATACAGCCACGGCAAAGAACAACAACCGATTCGCGGTGGCAGTATCAACGATGGTGTCAGTGACCAAATTCGTTTGACGCGTTCCGGTACTGATGCAAAAAAAATCAATCACTACACCGTCGGCTTTCGGATTTGTCGTACCGTCGATCCGGCAAAGCCTTAATCATCCCTTCTTCGAACCGCACGTCAGATTGACAACGTACCAACGAACGCCCGAAACCTGTCCCTACAAGCGTCCCGATAACCGGGACGCGTCAATACGTTGTGCGCTGCTGGACCAATTGGTCGGTGAAGTTCCGGTACCATCAGATTCGGTCGACCGACAGATGTGCCAAGCTTGTTGTGACAGCTTCTACCCGACGGTCGATGACTGGAATCCGGTGATCGCATCGCTTGTGTTTCAGCGCGCGAGTGAACGATTGGCGGAATTACATCGGGGGGCTCCAACGTGTGGCAATGTAGAGCAGTTAATGACGAAGGCCATCGAGCAATTGCCTGTCGTGTTGCGATATGAAAACGATCTGATCGATGATCTGCAAAGACATCGACAACCCACATCGATTGATCTTGCGGCACTTCACCGTTGCCTTCCTTTGATCCCCGCGTCGTCTCAATCGCGAGCCACACATCGATGGTCGGTTGTCATCACCACTTCGCCGCGACGCCAACCGACGCTGCAAATTTGTTACGACAGCTTAGTCGCAAGCGGTTGGTCGGATCCCGCGATCGCGATCGATGGTGTTGACGGGGTCGTTCGTCCGCCGGGAAGCAACGTGATTGCCGAACGGGCTAATCCAGTCGGTGCCTGGCCGGCTTGGATCGCAGCACTACGGTACCTTGTAAGCACCGACGCCGATGTTTTGATGATCGTCCAAGATGATACGCTGTTTCCGGAAATCCAGTGCTTGAAACAATACGTCGATCAAAACCTCTGGCCCAATGATCACTCGATCGTATCGCTTTACACCTCGAGCGATGATGTACGACCGGACAATCGCTGGCAACCTTTTCCTCGACGCTGGGCCTTGGGAGCATTGGCGATGGCGTTTCCTCAAAGGTTAGCCCACAACTTGCTCGCAACCATTGACGCTCGGCAATTGGATTTCATCGAAGGCGATGCGGGGATCGACACTCGGATCGGTGTTTGGGCGCAGCGACACGGGATCGAAATCTGGCATCCTTCGCCCAGCCTTGTTCAACACATCGGCCAAGTGAGCACAGTCTGGGAATCCTCTCGCGCGGTCGGCATTCGTCGGGCGAGCCGTTACATCGCAGACGAGTGGAGGCGGTGAACCAAACTCAAACGCCTTCGCATCAAAGTGGTCTCTACCTACCCGGGCCAAATGCGAGACTCGCGATGAACACTGATTGCTCATAAGTCAAAATGCATCAATGGCCCGATCGTTACTGACGTGTTGCAGTTTGACGGGGAAGCCAGAATCGACAGCGGAGTGAAACCCCAAATCGACGCTCAATTCAAGTCCGTCAATTCGACTTCGGCACGATAGCGTTTGCCGTCACGATAAATGATCATCGGAATGTTAGATCCGATCGGGGTCATGCCAACCTGGGCAACCAAGTGGTCATCATTTTCTACTTGGGCACCGTTGAATCTGACGATGATGTCTCCGCGTTGTAAGTTTGCTTTGGCCGCTGGCGATCCACGATGCACTGTTTTGACAAGGGCTCCGCTGGGGATTTGATCCATACTGCCAAGATCGTTAGGGCCGAAGTCGGGATCCAGGACGACGCCCAAATAGCCGCGGCGGTAACGACCATAACGTACCAGTTCGTCGGCTACCCGCATCGCCATGTTAATCGGGATCGCAAAGCCAATTCCTTCGCTGCCGCCACTGCTACTCGCGATCGCCGTATTCAAACCGATCACTTCACCGCGCAAGTTCAGCAACGGGCCACCGCTGTTACCGGGATTGATCGCAGCATCGGTTTGAAAGAAATCCTGCAAGTCGATTTTTTTATCACCCAGCGAAAGATCTCGTCTGCCTTTCGCGCTCAGAATTCCGAACGTCACCGAATGGCTGAGTCCAAAGGGGCTGCCGATCGCGATCGTGAAGTCCCCGATCCCAACCGATTCGCTGTCTCCGACCCGAGCGGCGGGAAGATCCATATTGGTGACTTGCATCACCGCGACATCCGTCCCTTCATCGGTATAAATCCGCGTCGGTCGAAACTGTCTTCCGTCGGCGCTGCGCAGCAGAATT is a window of Roseiconus lacunae DNA encoding:
- a CDS encoding S1C family serine protease, whose translation is MLRRSGIRSIAFSAVAALTMVSSDVALAQTRMSQSPSQPSAAGTYGHRNKSVSIDSQTPGANGTYQLMRPSLDRPSLPQPPEVGPAAPTASMSAPSVSIDDQRDALFAELAEEFNAFDRLGRLVRKVSHLVKPSVIHIEAHKTETNNGKYESYDEAGSGVVVKVSGSDWILTNRHVILGASPNEILLRSADGRQFRPTRIYTDEGTDVAVMQVTNMDLPAARVGDSESVGIGDFTIAIGSPFGLSHSVTFGILSAKGRRDLSLGDKKIDLQDFFQTDAAINPGNSGGPLLNLRGEVIGLNTAIASSSGGSEGIGFAIPINMAMRVADELVRYGRYRRGYLGVVLDPDFGPNDLGSMDQIPSGALVKTVHRGSPAAKANLQRGDIIVRFNGAQVENDDHLVAQVGMTPIGSNIPMIIYRDGKRYRAEVELTDLN
- a CDS encoding bifunctional serine/threonine-protein kinase/formylglycine-generating enzyme family protein, which encodes MAGDEDAPADESTDSGPRQYDSRKQRNSDATVDGASSSEESGLITVDLPAVSEAESKLTRTVAGDSKDESIGQDGEFSDDLFLPSTPQIERYRIDRQLATGGFGNVYLATDTELKRPVAIKIPHQARMAKSFDVERFLEEARVIASLDHPGVVPIYDFGKIHDRYFIVSKFIDGHTLTDWMSESHTGIEKLHVLRALASTLQFIHSQDVVHRDIKPANVLMDGLGRCYLTDFGLALHLNDAPRRTGKIGTYAYMSPEQARGESHLVDNRSDLFSLGVVMYEMLCGERPFVDEETHRLLESIKNTTPIPLREHDRRIPKELERICLRLLCKRATMRYHDAGALVDDLDWVLSQGESDEAWKSESRIVLGSHRDALSAEMSKSSDALTEIVPRGFRAFDEEDADYFIRLLPGPFDRMGMPESIRFWKRRIESHDFETAFRIGVIYGKSGSGKSSFVRAGLLPRLSESIVVCFVSASASDTDRLIVSTLRHAVPALPETVNVTEAMSWIRQHAEQLPGGKLLLVIDQFEQWLHSHAGRTDTALALALRQCDGENLQCILLVRDDYWIGVSCLADELEVDLVRSQNLAMLDLFDQRHARRVLAEYGRGYERLPDQLTKLNAEQSRFLDEAIAGLAVEGKIAPVQLVTFAEIMKSRPWTMKSLQQIGGVDGVGLKFLDESFGASAPVQRQVHLEAVEKVLASLMPDPGSPLKGASRGEAELRQISGYGANPRQFASLLAILDGELHLITPSDSKLDIPGENQQYQLTHDYLVPAIRSWLTRNLRSSMQGRAQLILSGYAEIWNARKENRHLPSWSEWIRIMSLTKRSRWSENERRMMRLTTRKHIGETLKVAAVLLVAAVLIGAWMIRSRSIAICERLLTADPSRAVTILQDIENYPRWSLPRLRQMAAAFPATTQPGSHVRLGILRLDQGSPTILGEVVEGLPNVDRDNLTLALAELERYPLSHDHLEYWWQVVGDDKAKLTERVNAMLALAMFVEDTPRWQANRQPFADLLLEHLTIYPNERHMIARHLNQTATNFFEPILEICQSQSKSTRGQLAREMLLEVWGDDVDRMTHVFTELDAEFIPPYVTRLDAFRNHEIKSRMDLLIDRFTQAGPGPLHSARLANVSAFLLRNRSFTDHLRLLGPQSFVGTRAQIIERAALLEAPSDYVLNLFDQAVDETTQASILLILGSLERQAFTQQSYDRTIALGREIFLQSNNAYLHSVAWWMLGQLDDDRNWVRQEIGRLATVQSRNSPADLGRTCDWTINSQGQTFIRFDWPGATVDVSATEVTREQFSAFSEQHPLPKDRSEFERRAPHQDCPTILISWFSAVDYCRWLTQEEGMGEEDQCYPPTKEEQETIGIYPNLRQRRGYRLLLPEEWTQACYGDATSQFAFGEDPSLLTAYGVAPGEYPDRFEIQTPVTQMKPLSTGMFGMYGGVREWCTGYSHGKEQQPIRGGSINDGVSDQIRLTRSGTDAKKINHYTVGFRICRTVDPAKP